CAGCGCATTCGTCACGACGATGATCGACGAAGTCGACATGGCCACCGCCGCTATCAGCGGCGTTGCCAGGCCGGCGATTGCGATCGGTACCGCAAGCACGTTGTAACCGATGGCGAGAGCAAAGTTCTGTCGAATGAGGCTGGCGGATCTTCGCGCAACGGCGATTGCCTCAGGAACGGCATCGAGACGATCGTTGAAGAAGATAAGGTCGGCAGCTTGCCTGCCGACGTCGGATGCGGTTGCGGGCGCCATCGAGACCTGCGCGGCGGCCAGCGCCGGTGCGTCGTTGATCCCGTCGCCGACCATGAGCACACGATAGCCCTCGGCGCCCAGCCTCTGGAGTTCCTCGACCTTCTGTTTCGGCGCCAGGTCGCCCAGAGCTTTGCCGATACCGAGAGCCCGCGCTGTGTTGTCGACGACGGCCTGCCTGTCGCCGGATACTATCAGCGTTTCGATACCGGCTGCAGCGAGCTGGCGGAAAGCCTCGGCGGCGCCCGGACGAAGCGTGTCGTCAAACAGGAAACGGGCGAGATCGACGCCGTTTTTCGACAGGACCACCTCCGAAAACGGAGTATCGCCCGCGGGCGTGAGCCCGGTTCCGCAGGCAAAGGCCCGGTTGCCGAGCCGATAGAAGTCCGCTCCTTTCCAGGCTTCCAGCCCCCCGCCGGCGATTTCCGTGACCCTGTCGAAGGCGAAGGGGTAAGAGATGTCTATGTCCCGCACCAGACCCTGGGAAAGCGGATGCCGTGAATGCGCCGCCATTGCGCAAACGATGGCGCTATTGCCCGCGATCGCGTCGCTTCGGACGAGGCGGGGCCGGCCCATCGTCAGGGTGCCGGTCTTGTCGAAGGCCACCATGTCCGCGTCGGCCAGTCTTTCGAGCGCCGAACCGTCCTTCACCACGATGCCCCTGCGGAAAAGTTCGCCGGCGGCGACCACCTGGACCACCGGTACAGCAAGGCCCAATGCGCAGGGGCATGTGATGATCAGCACCGCGACCGCGACCAGCATGGCCTGTTTCCAATCGCCCCCAAGCAAGCCCCAGGCGAGAAAGGAAGCCAGCGCCAACAGGTGCACGGCGGGAGAATAAAGTGCTGCGGCGCGATCGGCGACCCGGCGATAACGAGCCCTGCCGCCCTCGGCCGCTTCCATCAGGCCGATGATCTCGGAAAGAAGCGAATCCCTTGCCACTTTGGTCGCCCGCAGGACGAGCGAACCGGTCAGGTTCATCGCACCCGAATTCAGCGCGCTGCCTGCGGCGACGGCGACCGTGCTGCTTTCACCGGTGACGATGGAGAGGTCAACATCGCTCTCGCCGCTGACGATCATGCCATCGACGGGAATGCGTCGGCCGGCGGCAATCGCGATGTTATCCCCGACGGCGATCTCTTCGACCGGGATGTAGTGCCGCGACCCGTCCGGCATCATCAGCTGCGCCCCGCGCGGCGCCAGTCTGGCAAGCCCGTTGATCGCGGCGCGGGCTTTTTCCCGCATTACATGATCGAGGGTTCTGCCGATCAGCAGGAAGAACAGCAGAGACACCGACGCGTCGAACCAGGCATGTTCGCCATGGTGCATGGTTTCCCATAGGGAGACCGCATAGGACAGCGTCACTGCAAGCGAGATCGGAACATCCATGTTGGTGCGCCTACGCTTGAGCCCGCTCCAGGCCGATTTGAAGAAGAAGCGTCCACCATAAATCAGCGCCGGCGCCGCGATCATCGCCGAGATCCAGTGAAACATGTCGCGCGTGGCCGCATCGGCGCCCGACCATACCGACACCGAGAGCATCATGATGTTGGCGGCCGCAAAGCCGGAAACTCCAATCGCCAGCAGTAGCTGGTTCCGGATCCTGTCGGTTTCGGGTGCTGTCGACGTGATGAGATGGGCGCGGTATCCGGCCAAGGTGATCGCGGCGAGGATTTCGGAGGGATCGGTCGCCTTCGCCTCGATCTCTTCCTGATAGACGCAGGTGACACGCCGGGCGGTGAGATTGACCCGGGCTTTCCTGACGAACGCAAGCGCCGACAGCGCTTTTTCGAGGGTCAATATGCAGCCGCCACAGTGGACGTCGGGTACGCTGAGGTCGATCTGGCGTAACCCTGCCCCGAGCGGGTGGCTTGCAAGGCATACCTCCTCGGCGCTGGCGGATGTCGCGCTGAGGCCGAGAACGCTTTCCGCATCCATCGAGCAGCAGGTCATTGGCGGAACTCCGCGGTGTCGAAGCGTTTGGCCTCATGCATGACGACCGCCCCGTTCATTCTCGATATGGCCTCGACGATCCAGTCGCCGGCGACAACCTGGTGATCGGCTTCGAACCGCCCTTCGCCCGTCTTCCGGAGCGTCACGCGGAAATCCTCATGATCGCCGACGGGCCGTTTGAAGTTCAGCGTGACATCATCGATGATCGCAGGCGTGCCGGCCTTGTCGTGGATGTCGTAACGGATTTGGATGCCCTTAACGACGAGCGCGCCCTCGACGCCGGAGGCGGCCATTGCCTTCATCGCTGCCGCCCTGGTGTTGAATTCCTGGCTGGCCACATAGGTGTTTTCCACGACGATGCCACTCCAGCTGGACGCAGCATAGAAGGCCATGGTGGCGTTTACGGCGATCACTACGGCGAAGAATGCCGAGGTGGCAAGCAGCACGTGCAAGCCGGTAAAGCCCTGAGTAGAAGTCTTCATTTCACGTCTCCCGGCGCGTTGAACGCGGCGCGATAGCTCGCCCGGTCGGCTTGACCTGCGTCTTGACCTATATCTTCGATGACGAAGAGGAATTCGTTGATCTCTGCCCCGTCTGGGGCGCGCGTGACGAAGACCTTGAGCGTCGTGGCCGCGTCGGGTTCGACGTGAGCGGTGAAGCTGCGGGCATCCTGCCTGCCGAACTCGGGAATGCGCATTGTGCCCCCCTCCAGCCCGACGAGGGTGATGGTCACGTCCCGCGGCTTCGGCACCATGTTGAGGACATGCAGCGTGTAGCCGTTTCGGATGGAGCCGTCGCTTTCCAGAACATATTGAGGGTTCCGGTCGTGGATAACGTTGAGCCTGAGCCGATCGCGTAAGGCGAGATGGACGACCATGGCGACGCCGATCGATGCCCAGACGACACCGTAGAAGACAATTCTTCGGCGGAAGATGATGCGCCAGTCGAAATTCCGGACAGCTGGCATGAAGCTTCCGTCGTCGTTTCGGACATTGGAGGGCTGGATGGCTGTCCGTCCTCCGTCAGTAGCAAGCGACATGTTGCTCGAATATTCCTTGAGCGTCGCATAGGCGATCAGGCCGTGTGGCTTCCCGAGCTTGTCCATGACGCCGCCACAGGCGTCGATGCAGAGGGCGCATGTGATGCATTCCATCTGCTGGCCGTCGCGGATGTCGATCCCCATCGGGCAGACGGCGACGCAGGCATTGCAGTCCACGCAATCGCCCACCGGCAGACCCTGAGCCTTCTTGCCATGGCGCGACCGCTGCTCGCCCCGCCAGTCGTTGTAGGTGACAACAAGCGAATTCTCATCCAGCATCGCGCCCTGAATGCGCGGCCACGGACACATATAGGTGCATGTCTGTTCGCGCATGAGGCCGCCAAGCACATAGGTCGTCGCGGTCAGGGTGGCGATCGTGGCATACGCAGCGGCAGGAGCGCTGCCGTCAAACAGTGAAGCCGCCAGGCTCGGCGCGTCGGCAAAATAGAAGATCCATGCTCCGCCCGTGGCGACGGCGATCAGCAACCAGATCGCGTGCTTGATCACCCGCTTCCTGAGCTTGTCGAAAGTGAAGGGGTCGGCATCGAGCTTCATCCGAGCGTTTCGGTCGCCTTCGACGGCGCGTTCGACGACGATAAAGAGATCGACCCAGACGGTCTGCGGACAGGCATAGCCACACCAGGCGCGGCCGACAGCGGCGGTGAGGAGAAAGAGGCCGAAGCCCGCCATGACGAGCAGGCCCGCCACATAGTAGAATTCCTGCGGCCAGATCTCGATGAAGAAAAAGAAGAAGCGCCGCGAGGCGAGGTCGACGAGGATTGCCTGATTGGGCGCATAGGGACCGCGGTCCCAGCGAATCCACGGCGCGAGGTAATATGTGCCAAGCGTGAGCAGCATCAAGACCCATTTGAACCGGCGAAAGGGCCCTTCGGCTCGTTTCGGAAAGATCTTCTTGCGCGGCGCATAGAGAGACTGGCGGTTGCGCCGGGCGTTGACGGGTTCGACGCGAACGTGGTCAATGTCATTTAGATTAGGGCGGGTATAGAGATTCATAGGACCTGTCCGATTTTCACCACTCTTTTCCCAGCCGTGGCGGATCCGTTCCTTGATGCAGATCAAGAACGACCGTGCAGAAGCGAAAAGGCCACGCCCCAGAGTAAGGGCGTGGCCGGAGGACAGCGGCGGAGAAACCGCTGGGACGTCCTCCACAGGAGCTGAAACTATCGGCTCGTCTGCTTGTGGTCTTTGAGGCAGATCAAACTCACCATCGAATTGCCGATTTTTGCCGGGTCGTCCTGCTCCGAAGACGCAGGCATCTGTTGGGCGCGGGCTGAGACACGCGATCGGATAACAGCACGCGGCGCGCCGTAGAGAGGGAGGATCGGATTGCGGTCGTGGGCTGTCATGTCTTTTCTCCTTACGTGCCGCCGCCGAGCGCATGAACGAAAATAGTAAGCTCGTTTACCGTTGTGTCCCCCAGGCGCGCTGCCCAGGCAGGCATTACGCCATGTTTGGGAGAGGCAACCTGACGAAGGATGGCGTCTTCACCCCGCGACTTCAGCCAGATTGCGTCGGCGAGATCCGGCGCACCCATTTCCACCTTTCCTTTGGCGTCCTCGCCGTGACATGGGGCGCAATTGTCGAAGAAAACCTGTTTTCCGGCCGCCGCCAGACCGACATCCGAGGGCGTATTGGTCAGCCCCCAGACAAAGGCGGCGACCTGCTTCATCTGGATGGGCTCCAGAACACCGGCAAAGGGCGGCATTTCGGAGGAATGGCTATCCGTATCGCCGTCGAAGCGGATGCCATGAGAGATCGTGGCCTGGATGGCATTCAGATCCCCGCCCCACAGCCAGTCGTCGTCGTTGAGATTCGGAAACCCCGGACCGCCGCTCGCTCCCGATCCATGGCAGGGCGCGCAGTTCACCTTGAAAGCGGATGCGCCGCCAGCGATCGCGAATTTACGAAGAGCAGGATCCGCGTCGATCTCCTCCACTGTCTTGGCAGCGATCAGGTCATGGAACTCCGTCTGCGATGACTTAGCGAGATTGAGGTCCTGCTGCAGCTCGGCGCGCGTTGAATAACCGAGATAGCCGTTAGTGGCGGAAGTGATCATCGGGATGGCCGGGTAAGCGATGGCGTAGCCGATCGCCCAGAGGATCGTCACGTAGAAGGTCCAGATCCACCAGCGCGGCATGGGATTGTTGAGCTCTTGGATGCCGTCCCATTCATGACCCGTCGTTTCGACGCCGCTCAGTTCATCGATATGCTTTTGCGACATCTCAATCGTCCTTCAAGGGAATATCGGCGGCATCTTTGGCCGTCTGCTTGCTACCTGGGCGAAGGGTGAGCATGACCGCGCCGACGAAGAATGCGGCCATTGCCAGGAGGCCCCAGCTGTCGGAGAAGTGTCTCATTGCAGTGTAAGTTTCCATGGATCACCTCACCGGTAGCCGGTCGCGTCGTCATAGGTCGAGAAATTAACCAGCGTTCCGAGCATCTGCAGGTAGGACACCAGCGCGTCCATCTCGGTCAGCCGGGTTGGATCGCCGTCGAGATCGCCGACATTCGCATTTGGGTAGCGCTTGAGTAGAGCCGCCGTGTCCGCGTTCGGATCGGCCTGGGCTCTCATGTCGGCCTCGGCATTCGCCAGCATGTCGTCGCTGTAAGGCACGCCCACGTCCTCATTGGCCTTGAGGTCCTCTCCGATACTCCTGACCGTCACCTCCTTCTCTTCGAGGAAGGCGTAGCTCGGCATGATTGATTCCGGCACCACGGCCCGCGGATTTGCGAGATGCTGGACGTGCCATTCGTTCGAGTAACGCCCCCCGACGCGGGCCAGATCGGGCCCTGTCCGCTTGGATCCCCATTGGAACGGGTGGTCGTACATCGATTCCGCGGCGAGCGAATAATGGCCGTAACGTTCGACCTCATCACGGAACGGCCGGATCATCTGGCTGTGGCAGAGATAGCAGCCTTCACGGATGTAGATGTTCCGTCCGGCGAGCTCTAGCGGCGTGTAGGGCCGCATGCCTTCCACTTTTTCGATCGTGTTCTGCAGGTAGAACAGCGGTGCGATTTCAACGATGCCGCCAATGCTGACGACCAGCAGCGAGCCGACCAGAAGAAGCGTCGCGTTCTTCTCGAGGGTCTTATGTTTATCAAGTAACGATGCCATGTCTCACCTCACTCGGCAGGCTGTGCCTGGGGCACCAAACTGGTCGGGATTGGCGCTTCGTCGCGCAGGTGGCCGCGGATCGTCATGAACACGTTCCAGGCCATGACGAGGCCACCCGCTAGGTAGAGTGCTCCGCCGACGGCACGCAGCACGTAATAGGGGATCATCGCCGCGACCGTTTCAGCGAAGGAATAGACGAGGAAGCCCTGGGAATTGTATTCTCGCCACATCAGCCCCTGCTGGATGCCCGCGACCCAGAGCACCGCGGCGTAGATCACGATCCCGAGCGTCGCGAGCCAGAAGTGCCAGTTGACCATCCGCAGGCTGTAGAGGCGCTCGCGCCCCCACAGTTTCGGCGTCAGGTAGTATATCGCCCCGAAGGTGATCATACCCACCCAGCCAAGTGCTCCGGAATGCACGTGACCGATCGTCCATTCGGTATAGTGGCTGAGCGAATTGACAGCCTTTATCGACATCATCGGGCCTTCGAAGGTCGACATCCCATAAAATGCGATGGCGACGATCATCATCCGGATGATCGGGTCGGTGCGAATTTTGTCCCAGGCGCCCGAAAGGGTCATCAAACCGTTGATCATGCCGCCCCAGGAGGGCATCCAGAGCATGACGGAGAAGACCATTCCGAGCGTCTGCGCCCAGTCAGGCAGCGCCGTGTAATGCAGATGATGCGGGCCGGCCCAGATATACATGAAGATCAGGGCCCAGAAGTGGATGATCGACAGCCGGTAGGAATAAACCGGCCGGTTGGCCTGCTTCGGCACAAAATAGTACATCATCCCCAGGAAGCCGGCGGTGAGGAAGAAGCCGACGGCGTTGTGGCCGTACCACCATTGGGTGAGTGCATCCTGGACGCCGGAGAAGAGAGAATAGCTCTTGGAGCCGAGGAACGACGCCGGAACAGCGAGGTTGTTGACCACATGCAGCATCGCAATGGTGACTATGAAGCTGAGATAGAACCAGTTTGCCACGTAGATATGCGGCTCTTTGCGCTTCAGGATCGTTCCGAGATAGACGGCCAGATAGGCGACCCAGACGATGGTAAGCCACAGGTCGACGTACCATTCGGGCTCGGCATATTCGCGCGACTGATTGATGCCGATCACGTAGCCGGTCGCAGCCATCACGATGAACAGCTGGTAGCCCCAGAAGACGAACCAGGCGAGTGTTCCTCCGAAGAGACGCGCGCGACAGGTGCGTTGCACCACATAGAAGGATGTCATGATCAGCGCGTTGCCGCCGAAGGCGAAGATCACCGCCGATGTGTGAACCGGCCGCAATCTTCCGAAATTCCAATAGGGCGCGATGTTGAGGTCGGGAAAGGCGAGCTGCAGCGCGATGATCACGCCGACGAGGAAGCCGACGACGCCCCAGAACACCGTAGCGATCAGGCCGTAGCGGATTACCTCGTCGCAATAGCCCGTAAGCTCTGTTTTGCGCTGTTGGCCCGTCGGCGAAAACTCTGCGTTTCTGACAAGCAGCAGCGTTCCCGCAACCAGGCAGAGGCAAAGTATACCCATATGGACTGCAAACAGATGATCGTGCGCGAATGCGGCCGCGAGCAGCGCCAGAAACGCTGCGACCGCGATCACCATCGTTTCTGTCGTGTAATTCATGATGTCGTCTCCAGTGCGCAGACGACCGCCTCGCGGCCGGCTTTCTCGGATTTCGAGGCAGGACTGTCACGAAGACGGGAACGGCTCCTTGATCTACATCAACAAGCGGACTGGAAGCGGTGGACGAACCGACGTTGTTACACTCTGTTGCAAACTTCCCCCTTTGGCACCGCCCGCTTACTCCCGTGTGACGCAGCTGCTTTCTACCGCACCCACTGCCACAAGGGGCGATGAAGATGCTGTGCAGAACAACCACGCGTTCGACAATGGCGCGAAGGGGCGCGAAGCCATACATGCCGGCCAATCCCTCTCTTCGCTGTTCGTAGGCTCGGCGGCCGAGGCCGTCGCAGCCGGTAAGGCGATTTGGTGGGAGGGTGATAAGCAACCATCTTGTCCAGGTGGAAGAAGGTGTCGTGCGCCTGCTTCGTATCATCGGCGAAAGATCGTCGGGTGATAATCGCTCTTCAATTCGCCGGCGATCTCAACGGCGCGTCGCTGCAAAACGATTTCCTATTTACGGCTGAGGCCGTCACGAAATGCAAGATCCGCCGGATATCGCACATGAGTTTCCACGGGGAAGTCGCTCGGTCTAATGCGCTCGCTCGACCTAGCTCTCGTTGCTCTGGCAGGAGGCGGCCGCTTCGCATGAACAGATGGTGCTGTTGCCGAAGAAGAACGCCGAGGAGCGCCCCTGCAGCTTCATCGTGAAGCTTGCATTCCGGCGCAACCCGCGTCCGCCAAGGTCCGTTGCGCGTTTCCATGAATCGTCAAGACATTGCGGATCATCTCGGCCTGACCATTGAGACCCTGGCCCACACCGTTACGAAACTTGCGTCGCGCAACATCGTTATTCCCGAGGGCAGGCACGACCTGCGGAACGTCAATCTTGCCCGCTGGTACGGTTATCGGGCGACACTGATGATTTTTCCGAGGATTTCTGTCAGAGGGTAAACCTCAACACACGCGACAAGCCGCGGGATCGACATTCATGCCCTCCGCGAACTTCTCGACGCGATATGAGCTCAGTCACGGCAATCCTAAGCTGTTCAGCAGCGCCGACGTTCGCCGAGCGTGCTTGTCCTTCGGTGATTCCTACATCGCTTGCAGGCTGCCATGTCCCTCGCAAGGGCGCTGGGCAAGCAGGCAAAAATTGGGACCTTCTGCCTTTTTTCCCCGAATTTGACGGGCGTCAAAGAGCCCAATTCCGGCATCTGCTAAGACACATTCATGAGGCTGATTGGGTCTCGCAGAAAAGGAGCTTGCAAATGCGGTTAAAATTCGGTCTGAT
The sequence above is drawn from the Rhizobium etli 8C-3 genome and encodes:
- a CDS encoding cation-translocating P-type ATPase; this translates as MTCCSMDAESVLGLSATSASAEEVCLASHPLGAGLRQIDLSVPDVHCGGCILTLEKALSALAFVRKARVNLTARRVTCVYQEEIEAKATDPSEILAAITLAGYRAHLITSTAPETDRIRNQLLLAIGVSGFAAANIMMLSVSVWSGADAATRDMFHWISAMIAAPALIYGGRFFFKSAWSGLKRRRTNMDVPISLAVTLSYAVSLWETMHHGEHAWFDASVSLLFFLLIGRTLDHVMREKARAAINGLARLAPRGAQLMMPDGSRHYIPVEEIAVGDNIAIAAGRRIPVDGMIVSGESDVDLSIVTGESSTVAVAAGSALNSGAMNLTGSLVLRATKVARDSLLSEIIGLMEAAEGGRARYRRVADRAAALYSPAVHLLALASFLAWGLLGGDWKQAMLVAVAVLIITCPCALGLAVPVVQVVAAGELFRRGIVVKDGSALERLADADMVAFDKTGTLTMGRPRLVRSDAIAGNSAIVCAMAAHSRHPLSQGLVRDIDISYPFAFDRVTEIAGGGLEAWKGADFYRLGNRAFACGTGLTPAGDTPFSEVVLSKNGVDLARFLFDDTLRPGAAEAFRQLAAAGIETLIVSGDRQAVVDNTARALGIGKALGDLAPKQKVEELQRLGAEGYRVLMVGDGINDAPALAAAQVSMAPATASDVGRQAADLIFFNDRLDAVPEAIAVARRSASLIRQNFALAIGYNVLAVPIAIAGLATPLIAAVAMSTSSIIVVTNALRLNAFGRRPGLRSEPLAGGRAEVETT
- the ccoN gene encoding cytochrome-c oxidase, cbb3-type subunit I, whose amino-acid sequence is MNYTTETMVIAVAAFLALLAAAFAHDHLFAVHMGILCLCLVAGTLLLVRNAEFSPTGQQRKTELTGYCDEVIRYGLIATVFWGVVGFLVGVIIALQLAFPDLNIAPYWNFGRLRPVHTSAVIFAFGGNALIMTSFYVVQRTCRARLFGGTLAWFVFWGYQLFIVMAATGYVIGINQSREYAEPEWYVDLWLTIVWVAYLAVYLGTILKRKEPHIYVANWFYLSFIVTIAMLHVVNNLAVPASFLGSKSYSLFSGVQDALTQWWYGHNAVGFFLTAGFLGMMYYFVPKQANRPVYSYRLSIIHFWALIFMYIWAGPHHLHYTALPDWAQTLGMVFSVMLWMPSWGGMINGLMTLSGAWDKIRTDPIIRMMIVAIAFYGMSTFEGPMMSIKAVNSLSHYTEWTIGHVHSGALGWVGMITFGAIYYLTPKLWGRERLYSLRMVNWHFWLATLGIVIYAAVLWVAGIQQGLMWREYNSQGFLVYSFAETVAAMIPYYVLRAVGGALYLAGGLVMAWNVFMTIRGHLRDEAPIPTSLVPQAQPAE
- the ccoG gene encoding cytochrome c oxidase accessory protein CcoG; its protein translation is MNLYTRPNLNDIDHVRVEPVNARRNRQSLYAPRKKIFPKRAEGPFRRFKWVLMLLTLGTYYLAPWIRWDRGPYAPNQAILVDLASRRFFFFFIEIWPQEFYYVAGLLVMAGFGLFLLTAAVGRAWCGYACPQTVWVDLFIVVERAVEGDRNARMKLDADPFTFDKLRKRVIKHAIWLLIAVATGGAWIFYFADAPSLAASLFDGSAPAAAYATIATLTATTYVLGGLMREQTCTYMCPWPRIQGAMLDENSLVVTYNDWRGEQRSRHGKKAQGLPVGDCVDCNACVAVCPMGIDIRDGQQMECITCALCIDACGGVMDKLGKPHGLIAYATLKEYSSNMSLATDGGRTAIQPSNVRNDDGSFMPAVRNFDWRIIFRRRIVFYGVVWASIGVAMVVHLALRDRLRLNVIHDRNPQYVLESDGSIRNGYTLHVLNMVPKPRDVTITLVGLEGGTMRIPEFGRQDARSFTAHVEPDAATTLKVFVTRAPDGAEINEFLFVIEDIGQDAGQADRASYRAAFNAPGDVK
- a CDS encoding cbb3-type cytochrome c oxidase subunit 3, which encodes METYTAMRHFSDSWGLLAMAAFFVGAVMLTLRPGSKQTAKDAADIPLKDD
- the ccoP gene encoding cytochrome-c oxidase, cbb3-type subunit III; its protein translation is MSQKHIDELSGVETTGHEWDGIQELNNPMPRWWIWTFYVTILWAIGYAIAYPAIPMITSATNGYLGYSTRAELQQDLNLAKSSQTEFHDLIAAKTVEEIDADPALRKFAIAGGASAFKVNCAPCHGSGASGGPGFPNLNDDDWLWGGDLNAIQATISHGIRFDGDTDSHSSEMPPFAGVLEPIQMKQVAAFVWGLTNTPSDVGLAAAGKQVFFDNCAPCHGEDAKGKVEMGAPDLADAIWLKSRGEDAILRQVASPKHGVMPAWAARLGDTTVNELTIFVHALGGGT
- a CDS encoding FixH family protein; this translates as MKTSTQGFTGLHVLLATSAFFAVVIAVNATMAFYAASSWSGIVVENTYVASQEFNTRAAAMKAMAASGVEGALVVKGIQIRYDIHDKAGTPAIIDDVTLNFKRPVGDHEDFRVTLRKTGEGRFEADHQVVAGDWIVEAISRMNGAVVMHEAKRFDTAEFRQ
- the ccoO gene encoding cytochrome-c oxidase, cbb3-type subunit II; its protein translation is MASLLDKHKTLEKNATLLLVGSLLVVSIGGIVEIAPLFYLQNTIEKVEGMRPYTPLELAGRNIYIREGCYLCHSQMIRPFRDEVERYGHYSLAAESMYDHPFQWGSKRTGPDLARVGGRYSNEWHVQHLANPRAVVPESIMPSYAFLEEKEVTVRSIGEDLKANEDVGVPYSDDMLANAEADMRAQADPNADTAALLKRYPNANVGDLDGDPTRLTEMDALVSYLQMLGTLVNFSTYDDATGYR